A region of Streptomyces sp. NBC_01788 DNA encodes the following proteins:
- a CDS encoding DUF6247 family protein, giving the protein MPELTPVALRAAVARIAPSRVPVLTQHLFEATTNAQQTQSLAPLRAFVHSWAVFVAIERHPERAARLRELERIVDAGEQDPAQAIAEIRTIREAAEAEAGL; this is encoded by the coding sequence ATGCCAGAGCTCACACCGGTCGCGCTGCGGGCGGCGGTCGCGCGCATCGCTCCGAGCAGGGTTCCCGTCCTCACACAGCACCTGTTCGAAGCCACGACGAACGCGCAGCAGACGCAGAGCCTCGCGCCGCTGAGGGCCTTCGTGCACTCCTGGGCGGTGTTCGTGGCGATCGAACGGCACCCGGAGCGGGCCGCCCGGCTGCGTGAGCTGGAACGGATTGTGGACGCGGGAGAACAGGATCCGGCTCAGGCCATCGCCGAGATCCGCACCATCCGAGAGGCGGCCGAGGCGGAGGCCGGGCTGTGA
- a CDS encoding sodium:solute symporter family protein, translating into MNSLDWAVLIGYFGVMVAIGVWSHRRVDDVSDFFTAGGKMPWWLSGISHHMSGYSAVMFTGYAGIAYTYGVTSFVTWSFPIALGIAIGSRLFAPRINRLRSRLHVASPLEYLKNRYNLPTQQALAWSGMLLKVVDVASKWAAIATLLSVFTGMSLNHGILITGVITAFYCTIGGLWADALTELGQFVIQLLAGITMFVAVVAELGPHGGFFGVWDDPALHGHAKPLVGPYGTVFLLAFLFIKLFEYNGGMLNQAQRYMATASAREAARSARLSAVLWLVWPLVLFFPMWMSPLLVHAQKPDGSDSYALMTEQLLPHGLLGLVIVGFFSHTMAMCSSDANAIAAVFTRDIAPVVSARARAWNQRSGLVAARLTTVVFLALSMAVATQVNSPTFKDIITVVIKWVAGLMGPIAIPMMLGLLRPFRRSGPTAALTSWAAGLLAFWLVNYPINWNVDGGVPLQYQVSVPLAVSLVLYIGIGFVKPEDTPERLAVIEKVNTDGDGDLAAAAVPAPAGAGDDVVGKQP; encoded by the coding sequence ATGAACAGTCTCGACTGGGCCGTACTCATCGGCTACTTCGGTGTCATGGTGGCCATCGGCGTCTGGTCCCACCGGCGCGTCGACGACGTCAGCGACTTCTTCACCGCGGGCGGCAAGATGCCCTGGTGGCTGTCGGGCATCTCGCACCACATGTCGGGCTACAGCGCGGTGATGTTCACCGGTTACGCCGGCATCGCCTACACCTACGGTGTCACGTCCTTCGTCACCTGGTCCTTCCCCATCGCGCTCGGCATCGCCATCGGGTCGAGGCTGTTCGCCCCGCGGATCAACCGGCTGCGGTCCCGGCTGCACGTGGCCTCGCCGCTCGAATACCTGAAGAACCGCTACAACCTGCCCACCCAGCAGGCCCTCGCCTGGTCCGGGATGCTGCTGAAGGTCGTGGACGTGGCCTCCAAGTGGGCCGCCATCGCCACCCTGCTGTCCGTGTTCACGGGCATGTCCCTCAACCACGGCATCCTGATCACCGGCGTGATCACCGCCTTCTACTGCACCATCGGCGGTCTGTGGGCCGACGCCCTCACCGAACTGGGCCAGTTCGTCATCCAGCTCCTGGCCGGCATCACCATGTTCGTGGCCGTGGTCGCCGAACTCGGCCCACACGGCGGCTTCTTCGGCGTCTGGGACGACCCGGCGCTGCACGGCCACGCCAAGCCGCTGGTCGGCCCGTACGGGACGGTGTTCCTGCTCGCGTTCCTCTTCATCAAGCTGTTCGAGTACAACGGCGGAATGCTCAACCAGGCGCAGCGGTACATGGCCACGGCGTCCGCCCGTGAGGCCGCCCGCTCCGCGCGGCTCTCCGCCGTCCTGTGGCTGGTCTGGCCGCTCGTCCTGTTCTTCCCGATGTGGATGTCGCCGCTGCTGGTCCACGCGCAGAAGCCGGACGGCTCCGACTCCTACGCCCTGATGACCGAGCAGTTGCTGCCCCACGGCCTGCTGGGGCTGGTGATCGTCGGCTTCTTCTCGCACACGATGGCCATGTGCTCCTCCGACGCCAACGCCATCGCGGCCGTCTTCACCCGGGACATCGCGCCCGTCGTCTCCGCGCGGGCGCGGGCCTGGAACCAGCGCAGCGGGCTGGTCGCCGCCCGGCTGACCACGGTGGTCTTCCTCGCGCTGTCCATGGCGGTGGCCACGCAGGTCAACTCGCCGACCTTCAAGGACATCATCACCGTCGTCATCAAGTGGGTCGCCGGTCTCATGGGACCGATCGCCATCCCGATGATGCTGGGCCTGCTCCGCCCGTTCCGCCGCTCCGGTCCGACGGCGGCGCTCACCAGTTGGGCGGCGGGCCTGCTGGCCTTCTGGCTGGTGAACTACCCGATCAACTGGAACGTCGACGGCGGAGTGCCGTTGCAGTACCAGGTGTCGGTACCGCTCGCCGTCTCGCTGGTCCTCTACATCGGCATCGGGTTCGTCAAGCCGGAGGACACACCCGAACGCCTCGCGGTCATCGAGAAGGTCAACACGGACGGGGACGGGGACCTGGCGGCGGCCGCGGTACCGGCTCCGGCGGGCGCGGGCGACGACGTGGTGGGGAAGCAGCCGTAG
- a CDS encoding ATP-binding protein has product MSKKFPLSIAAPSAHFAVQLSATRRGARLARLLAERQLDDWGVGLADAVQIVAELAANAAFHGRVRGRDFRLAMKLHGDGTLRIEVTDARGDRLPRIADPVAADAESGRGLLLVAALADRWGVTEAPAHGKTVWAELAPRRGDR; this is encoded by the coding sequence ATGAGTAAGAAATTCCCCCTATCGATCGCTGCTCCGTCGGCCCATTTCGCCGTGCAGCTCTCCGCGACGCGCAGAGGTGCGCGACTGGCCCGCCTGCTGGCGGAACGCCAACTGGACGACTGGGGAGTGGGCTTGGCGGACGCGGTGCAGATCGTGGCGGAGCTGGCGGCGAACGCGGCGTTCCACGGGCGGGTCAGGGGGCGGGACTTCCGGCTGGCGATGAAGCTGCACGGGGACGGCACCCTCCGCATCGAGGTGACCGACGCGCGCGGTGACCGGCTCCCGAGGATCGCGGACCCGGTGGCGGCGGACGCGGAGTCGGGGCGTGGCCTGCTGCTCGTGGCCGCGCTCGCCGACCGCTGGGGCGTCACCGAGGCACCCGCCCACGGCAAGACGGTCTGGGCCGAACTCGCACCGCGTCGCGGAGACCGGTGA
- a CDS encoding ADP-ribosylglycohydrolase family protein → MGATSGGLWGRGEQQDFRSRVRGTLLGVALGDALGAPVDCLGLGAIRQAHGPEGLRELVPAHGRRGAVTHVTQLTLFSVDGLIRAQVRRDTGAWHPPTDLHRAYLRWAATQRDWGPDERREEDGWLAREEWLYARRGPSRPLLIGFGDDTMGTLEAPKNPAEAGPEAVARSAPFGLLVGWEPQLVTQLAVECAAQTHGHPTACLAAGAYAVIVHALARGDDLDGAVQKALALLAARHGHQPVSEALQHALGAVRQGMPTPDRVEELAGQGTAAGLLAVAVYCALVSEDVRHGLCLAVNHSGSSGAAGALTGGLLGALYGETALPPAWLAELEGRPTLLVLADDFAMEMTQGPALHGPTGSSPAWLARYPRGTR, encoded by the coding sequence GTGGGTGCGACGTCCGGGGGTCTCTGGGGGCGTGGCGAGCAGCAGGACTTCCGGAGTCGGGTGCGGGGGACGCTGCTCGGGGTGGCCCTGGGGGACGCGCTCGGCGCGCCGGTGGACTGCCTGGGCCTCGGAGCGATCAGGCAGGCCCACGGACCCGAGGGGCTCCGGGAGCTCGTGCCCGCCCACGGCCGCCGCGGTGCCGTCACACACGTCACGCAGCTCACCCTGTTCTCCGTCGACGGGCTCATCCGCGCGCAGGTCCGCCGCGACACCGGGGCCTGGCACCCGCCCACCGATCTGCACCGCGCGTACCTGCGCTGGGCCGCCACCCAGCGGGACTGGGGACCGGACGAGCGGCGCGAGGAGGACGGCTGGCTGGCTCGTGAGGAGTGGCTGTACGCCCGGCGCGGTCCGAGCCGGCCGCTGCTGATCGGGTTCGGCGACGACACCATGGGCACCCTGGAGGCGCCCAAGAACCCCGCCGAGGCCGGTCCGGAGGCGGTCGCCAGGTCGGCGCCCTTCGGGCTTCTCGTCGGCTGGGAGCCGCAGCTCGTCACGCAGCTCGCCGTCGAGTGCGCGGCGCAGACCCACGGGCACCCCACCGCCTGCCTCGCCGCCGGCGCCTACGCGGTGATCGTGCACGCCCTCGCCCGCGGCGACGACCTCGACGGCGCCGTGCAGAAGGCGCTGGCGCTGCTCGCCGCACGCCACGGGCACCAGCCGGTGTCGGAGGCCCTGCAGCACGCGCTGGGCGCGGTACGGCAGGGCATGCCGACCCCGGACCGGGTGGAGGAACTGGCGGGGCAGGGGACGGCGGCGGGCCTGCTCGCCGTGGCCGTCTACTGCGCGCTGGTGAGCGAGGACGTACGCCACGGGCTGTGCCTGGCGGTGAACCACAGCGGGTCCTCCGGCGCGGCCGGTGCCCTCACCGGCGGGCTGCTCGGCGCCCTGTACGGAGAGACGGCCCTCCCGCCGGCCTGGCTGGCCGAGCTGGAGGGCCGTCCCACTCTGCTGGTCCTGGCGGACGACTTCGCGATGGAGATGACCCAGGGACCCGCGCTGCACGGGCCCACCGGATCCTCCCCGGCGTGGCTGGCACGCTATCCGCGCGGGACCCGGTAG
- a CDS encoding helix-turn-helix domain-containing protein — MASNVNPTVRRRRLGQELRKLRENKGMTAEEVAERLLVSQSKISRLENGRRSISQRDVRDLCGVYEVEDHRIVDSLMQMAKDSRQQGWWHSFGDIPYSVYIGLETDAASLRIYDPQVVPGLLQTRQYAEALIAGALPETAPADIEKRVQVRMRRQERISAAENPLRLWTVLDEAALRRVVGSPALMREQLEHLVEQTRLPHVTVQVIPFEMGAHPGLNGQYAILEFPDTADSSVVYIEGVTSDLYLEKANDVQKYSVMYEHLRAQALNVEQSRQFIANIAKEHTH; from the coding sequence GTGGCGTCCAATGTCAATCCCACTGTCAGGCGACGCCGACTAGGCCAGGAGTTGCGCAAGCTGCGCGAGAACAAGGGCATGACGGCCGAGGAGGTGGCCGAGAGGCTGCTGGTGTCGCAGTCGAAGATCAGCCGCCTGGAGAACGGCCGGCGCAGCATCAGCCAGCGTGACGTCCGCGATCTGTGCGGGGTCTACGAGGTGGAGGACCACCGGATCGTCGACTCGCTCATGCAGATGGCCAAGGACTCGCGCCAGCAGGGCTGGTGGCACTCCTTCGGCGACATCCCCTACAGCGTCTACATCGGCCTGGAGACGGACGCGGCGAGCCTGCGGATCTACGACCCCCAGGTCGTTCCCGGACTGCTTCAGACCCGCCAGTACGCGGAGGCGCTCATCGCGGGCGCCCTGCCGGAGACGGCGCCCGCCGACATCGAGAAGCGGGTGCAGGTAAGAATGCGGCGGCAGGAACGAATCTCCGCCGCGGAGAACCCGTTGCGACTGTGGACGGTCCTGGACGAGGCCGCCCTGCGCCGGGTCGTCGGCAGCCCCGCCCTGATGCGGGAGCAGTTGGAGCACCTGGTCGAGCAGACCCGGCTGCCGCACGTGACCGTGCAGGTCATCCCCTTCGAGATGGGCGCGCACCCGGGCCTCAACGGGCAGTACGCGATCCTGGAGTTCCCGGACACGGCGGACTCCAGCGTCGTCTACATCGAGGGCGTCACCAGCGACTTGTACCTGGAGAAGGCGAACGACGTACAGAAGTACAGCGTGATGTACGAGCACCTGCGGGCGCAGGCGCTGAACGTGGAGCAGTCACGGCAGTTCATCGCGAATATCGCCAAGGAACACACGCATTGA
- a CDS encoding D-alanyl-D-alanine carboxypeptidase, with protein sequence MAGESPDRSKQRESSARTTSGSADSVPESRNEAGDPRIALTGESDEAGASGASGGSEGRGGVDTATRVLSVRDVKTKSETDDDADDTGDADDTEGAAESEEEASEAAADGDETDGAGDTRLRAAAAARVDSDADGKDAEAASGDDTEEAEASEAKKDADDSDDADDPEPAKAGAAPESDAEEPEGAARGKDEAEPQDADEAAADASDAEDADASSDDDDERAEADTEAEAGTASEAPERAKAVAEPEEDAEAPEDGAGERAEDDAPEAGDDDRDGDEGDGKPSGDGKRAEDDKAPEGDAGPGEKPPVDQPTTMLKLGGAAKPQVDQPTTMLKLGGAKKQAPEAEAERTSKFVALKPHDAPPARKPQLPKSPTPAQPPTSAPKPAPADPRVAVPQLGPERTTQQPLPPKPPLDLLAELTNTPPPPETPLRTTVRRVKIWTPLVLLLVIVFAVVQSVRTLPETSLALTAEDTYTFDGDPVKLPWPDEGQGWMDVDGVGTMDHFGEQKPVPIGSVAKTMTAYIILREHPLKVDEEGPKIEVDPTAEKEAGYNKDGESTLDNVKAGSFLTEKQALSAVMIPSANNIARLLARWDAGSEAEFVKKMNATAKELGMSNTTYTDPSGLNKTTVSTAEDQVKLGNAAMRIPAMVAITSAASWTDPTGKYWTNFNQLPYTIGAIGIKTGSTTAAGGNLLFAARKEVGGRTVTIVGAILAQYKAQSILDLVNSVSKTALLAAQKVPTSAKILKKGDVVGYVDDQLGGHTPVVVTKDVTAVGWGGLRLKLSLTTKDALPHTAKAGTEVGMLTVGEGAESAVQVPVALQDDLAEPGFPAKLTRVG encoded by the coding sequence GTGGCGGGCGAGTCCCCCGACAGGTCGAAGCAGCGCGAGTCGTCGGCACGAACGACGTCGGGGAGCGCGGACTCGGTTCCCGAGTCCAGGAACGAGGCGGGCGACCCGCGCATCGCGTTGACCGGGGAGTCGGACGAGGCCGGCGCGTCCGGCGCGTCCGGCGGTTCCGAGGGGCGCGGCGGGGTCGACACGGCCACTCGGGTGCTTTCGGTACGGGATGTGAAGACGAAGTCGGAGACCGACGACGACGCCGACGACACCGGCGACGCGGATGACACCGAGGGTGCCGCGGAGAGCGAGGAGGAGGCCTCCGAGGCCGCCGCCGACGGCGACGAGACCGACGGGGCGGGGGACACACGCCTGCGTGCTGCGGCGGCCGCGCGGGTGGACTCCGACGCGGACGGGAAGGACGCGGAGGCCGCGTCCGGGGACGACACCGAGGAGGCGGAGGCTTCGGAGGCCAAGAAGGACGCCGACGACTCCGACGACGCCGACGACCCCGAGCCTGCGAAGGCCGGGGCCGCGCCCGAGAGCGACGCGGAGGAGCCCGAGGGCGCCGCGCGCGGCAAGGACGAGGCTGAGCCCCAGGACGCCGACGAGGCCGCGGCGGACGCTTCCGACGCGGAGGACGCCGACGCTTCCTCCGACGACGACGACGAGCGTGCCGAGGCCGATACCGAGGCCGAGGCCGGGACCGCGTCCGAGGCCCCCGAGCGTGCCAAGGCCGTGGCTGAGCCCGAGGAGGACGCCGAGGCGCCCGAGGACGGCGCCGGCGAGCGTGCCGAGGACGACGCCCCCGAGGCCGGTGACGACGACCGGGACGGCGACGAGGGCGACGGCAAGCCCTCCGGCGACGGCAAGCGCGCCGAGGACGACAAGGCGCCCGAGGGTGACGCGGGTCCGGGTGAGAAGCCGCCCGTGGACCAGCCCACCACCATGCTGAAGCTCGGCGGTGCCGCCAAGCCCCAGGTCGACCAGCCCACGACCATGCTCAAGCTGGGCGGCGCCAAGAAGCAGGCCCCCGAGGCCGAGGCGGAGCGGACCAGCAAGTTCGTCGCGCTCAAGCCGCACGACGCCCCGCCGGCCCGCAAGCCGCAGCTCCCGAAGTCGCCGACGCCCGCGCAGCCGCCGACGTCCGCGCCCAAGCCCGCGCCCGCGGACCCCAGGGTCGCCGTCCCGCAGCTCGGCCCCGAGCGCACCACCCAGCAGCCGCTGCCGCCCAAGCCGCCGCTGGACCTGCTGGCCGAGCTCACGAACACTCCGCCGCCCCCGGAGACCCCGCTGCGCACCACGGTGCGCCGGGTCAAGATCTGGACCCCGCTGGTCCTGCTCCTGGTGATCGTCTTTGCGGTCGTGCAGTCCGTGCGAACGCTGCCGGAAACCAGCCTCGCGCTGACCGCCGAGGACACCTACACCTTCGACGGCGACCCGGTGAAGCTGCCCTGGCCGGACGAGGGCCAGGGCTGGATGGACGTCGACGGCGTCGGCACGATGGACCACTTCGGCGAGCAGAAGCCGGTCCCCATCGGCTCGGTCGCCAAGACCATGACCGCGTACATCATCCTGCGCGAGCACCCGCTGAAGGTCGACGAGGAAGGCCCGAAGATCGAGGTCGACCCGACGGCCGAGAAGGAGGCCGGCTACAACAAGGACGGCGAGTCCACGCTCGACAACGTCAAGGCCGGCAGCTTCCTCACCGAGAAGCAGGCCCTGTCCGCCGTCATGATCCCCTCCGCGAACAACATCGCGCGCCTGCTGGCCCGCTGGGACGCCGGCTCCGAGGCGGAGTTCGTCAAGAAGATGAACGCCACCGCCAAGGAACTCGGAATGTCCAACACGACGTACACCGACCCCTCGGGCCTGAACAAGACCACCGTCTCCACCGCCGAGGACCAGGTGAAGCTCGGCAACGCGGCCATGAGGATCCCGGCCATGGTGGCCATCACCAGCGCGGCGAGCTGGACGGACCCGACCGGGAAGTACTGGACCAACTTCAACCAGCTGCCGTACACCATCGGCGCGATCGGCATCAAGACCGGCTCCACCACCGCGGCCGGCGGCAACCTGCTCTTCGCGGCCCGCAAGGAGGTCGGTGGCCGGACGGTGACCATCGTCGGCGCGATCCTGGCCCAGTACAAGGCACAGTCGATCCTCGACCTGGTCAACTCGGTCAGCAAGACCGCGCTGCTCGCCGCCCAAAAGGTGCCGACCTCGGCGAAGATCCTGAAGAAGGGCGACGTCGTCGGGTACGTCGACGACCAGCTCGGCGGCCACACGCCGGTCGTCGTCACCAAGGACGTCACCGCGGTCGGCTGGGGCGGCCTGCGGCTGAAGCTGTCCCTCACCACCAAGGACGCGCTGCCGCACACCGCGAAGGCCGGCACGGAGGTGGGCATGCTCACCGTCGGTGAGGGCGCCGAGAGCGCCGTACAGGTGCCCGTGGCCCTCCAGGACGATCTCGCCGAGCCGGGCTTCCCGGCCAAGCTGACCCGCGTCGGCTGA
- a CDS encoding GOLPH3/VPS74 family protein — protein sequence MGRSRRTLPEELLLLALDPATGTTAQPQSLDLGLAGAQLVELALAGRIAPDGDRIAVVAPRPTGDPTLDCALELLRRRGAPVRAVHWIGGPRLGLRQTYLSHLERCGMVHAVAGQMCGVLPTTRYQATDTEISREIRARLDSAIRTGVPPDPRTAALAALAHAVGLGKHLYPGNEGRSSRSRLRDLIRHDPMGGLVAHAVMDVQNGVGAQPRRGAGARPAAEPARGVPMQPRHGSMARAVAH from the coding sequence ATGGGCAGGAGCCGCAGAACACTTCCGGAGGAGCTTCTGCTGCTGGCATTGGACCCGGCCACGGGTACCACTGCACAGCCGCAGTCGCTCGACCTGGGTCTGGCCGGAGCGCAGCTAGTGGAGCTGGCGCTGGCCGGACGGATAGCCCCAGACGGGGATCGTATCGCCGTGGTGGCGCCACGGCCGACAGGAGATCCAACTCTGGACTGCGCGTTGGAGTTGCTGCGAAGGCGCGGCGCTCCGGTTCGCGCCGTCCACTGGATCGGCGGGCCGCGTCTCGGGCTCCGCCAGACGTATCTCTCGCATCTGGAGCGGTGCGGCATGGTGCATGCCGTGGCCGGCCAGATGTGCGGGGTGCTGCCGACAACTCGCTACCAGGCGACGGACACCGAGATCAGCCGGGAGATCAGGGCCCGGCTGGACTCCGCGATCCGCACCGGCGTACCGCCGGACCCGCGGACCGCGGCGCTCGCCGCGCTGGCGCACGCGGTCGGCCTCGGCAAGCACCTGTACCCCGGCAACGAGGGACGGTCGTCACGGTCCCGGCTCAGGGACCTGATCCGGCACGACCCCATGGGCGGCCTCGTGGCGCACGCCGTGATGGACGTCCAGAACGGCGTGGGGGCACAGCCGCGCCGCGGGGCGGGCGCCAGGCCCGCGGCGGAACCCGCTCGCGGCGTTCCGATGCAGCCACGCCACGGCTCCATGGCCCGTGCCGTGGCCCACTGA
- a CDS encoding MFS transporter, translating into MATADPTRADDADPGRPGEGPRIGASATDTNDDHRRQDGPADGPADGPGGGRNGEQDGGGSRVRAAVMAVRERMLRHPVLSVTALAGLLHVIWFFTLANSGGDLAAQDAWAEFVGRHPDSAYNLAWYGGMHPVSYSVVSPYLMSLLGVRTTMMIAGTVSAGLLMLVLIRSPSVRNPLWAALIGVFGLLCNAMSGRVTYGLGTMFALGAVAAVFCWPHRWRFKRWAKALVAAPLAALATMSSPVAGLFVGLIAVALFFQKRRPGFWALGLAPAAVVAVSAWLFPFSGTQPMAFASVILPLIYAVLAVVLVPRDWKTVRITSAVYGLAIVMVWLISSQIGSNITRLAMLFAGVVLVAALPFAVPRSRTWYAIVVAVVGFVGWIGFKSVDDTVNTTPAASWARELAPLVNQLQRAGAEKGRVEVVPARSHREASALAPYVNLARGWNRQADMQRNPLFYDDTLNSANYHDWLQRWAVHYVVLPKGEVDGNGGERERALVQEGMPYLKQIWGDANWQLFKVTDPAPLAEPDAVVERAEQGEMTLQVRKAGRILIRIPYSPWLSLVDDQGKSLKAPQETDVSKHRAEGEPKTYDNVNGCLMETEQDAQGDKWTELLAPKPGTYRLAAPYQLPRGTPCPDELKK; encoded by the coding sequence GTGGCCACAGCGGATCCGACACGCGCCGACGACGCCGATCCGGGCCGCCCGGGGGAGGGACCGCGAATAGGCGCGTCGGCGACGGACACGAATGACGACCACCGTCGGCAGGACGGCCCGGCGGACGGCCCGGCGGACGGCCCTGGAGGCGGCCGGAACGGGGAACAGGACGGCGGAGGGTCCCGTGTCCGGGCCGCGGTCATGGCGGTCCGGGAGCGGATGCTGCGGCACCCCGTACTGTCCGTCACCGCCCTGGCAGGCCTGCTGCACGTCATTTGGTTCTTCACGCTCGCCAACAGCGGCGGCGACCTCGCGGCGCAGGACGCCTGGGCCGAGTTCGTCGGCCGGCACCCCGACTCGGCGTACAACCTCGCCTGGTACGGCGGCATGCACCCGGTGTCGTACAGCGTGGTGTCGCCGTACCTGATGTCCCTCCTCGGCGTCCGTACGACCATGATGATCGCGGGCACCGTCTCGGCGGGCCTGCTGATGCTGGTCCTCATCCGCAGCCCCTCGGTCAGGAACCCCCTGTGGGCCGCGCTGATCGGCGTCTTCGGCCTGCTGTGCAACGCGATGTCGGGCCGGGTGACCTACGGCCTGGGGACCATGTTCGCGCTGGGCGCGGTCGCTGCCGTGTTCTGCTGGCCGCACCGCTGGCGCTTCAAACGCTGGGCGAAGGCGCTGGTCGCGGCCCCGCTGGCCGCGCTCGCCACCATGTCCTCGCCCGTGGCGGGCCTGTTCGTGGGCCTGATCGCGGTCGCGCTGTTCTTCCAGAAGCGCCGCCCGGGTTTCTGGGCGCTCGGCCTGGCCCCGGCCGCGGTGGTGGCCGTGTCGGCATGGCTGTTCCCCTTCTCCGGCACCCAGCCGATGGCGTTCGCCTCGGTGATCCTGCCGCTGATCTACGCCGTGCTCGCCGTCGTCCTCGTCCCCCGGGACTGGAAGACGGTCCGGATCACGTCCGCGGTGTACGGCCTGGCGATCGTCATGGTCTGGCTGATCAGCTCCCAGATCGGCTCCAACATCACCCGGCTGGCCATGCTGTTCGCGGGGGTGGTGCTGGTGGCGGCGCTGCCGTTCGCGGTCCCGCGATCGCGCACCTGGTACGCGATCGTGGTGGCCGTCGTCGGCTTCGTCGGCTGGATAGGGTTCAAGTCGGTCGACGACACCGTCAACACCACTCCCGCCGCCTCCTGGGCGCGTGAGCTGGCCCCCCTGGTCAACCAGTTGCAGCGGGCGGGCGCGGAGAAGGGCCGCGTCGAGGTGGTCCCCGCCCGCTCCCACCGCGAGGCCTCCGCGCTGGCGCCCTACGTCAACCTGGCCCGCGGCTGGAACCGCCAGGCCGACATGCAGCGCAACCCGCTCTTCTACGACGACACGCTCAACTCGGCGAACTACCACGACTGGTTGCAGCGGTGGGCGGTGCACTACGTGGTGCTGCCCAAGGGCGAGGTCGACGGCAACGGCGGCGAGCGTGAACGCGCGCTGGTGCAGGAGGGCATGCCGTACCTGAAGCAGATCTGGGGCGACGCCAACTGGCAGCTGTTCAAGGTCACCGACCCGGCGCCGCTCGCCGAGCCGGACGCGGTCGTCGAACGCGCCGAGCAGGGCGAGATGACCCTCCAGGTACGCAAGGCGGGCCGCATCCTCATCCGCATCCCGTACTCGCCCTGGCTGAGCCTCGTCGACGACCAGGGCAAGAGCCTCAAGGCGCCCCAGGAGACCGACGTCTCCAAGCATCGCGCCGAGGGCGAGCCGAAGACGTACGACAACGTCAACGGCTGCCTCATGGAGACGGAGCAGGACGCCCAGGGCGACAAGTGGACCGAGCTGCTCGCGCCGAAGCCGGGCACGTACCGGCTGGCGGCGCCGTACCAGCTCCCGCGCGGCACTCCGTGCCCGGACGAGCTGAAGAAGTGA
- a CDS encoding glutathione peroxidase: MTTSDSSSELAPDSPLTVEIGALQGGAAGLGQYAGQVVLIVNVASKCGLTPQYAGLEQLHERYAAQGFTVLGVPCNQFMGQEPGSAEEIAAFCSATYGITFPMTEKAEVNGEGRHPLYERLTGFADAEGYTGDIRWNFEKFLVGRDGKVVARFSPQTAPEAAELVTAVEEQLA; the protein is encoded by the coding sequence ATGACGACTTCAGACAGCAGCAGCGAACTCGCCCCGGACTCCCCCCTGACCGTGGAGATCGGCGCCCTTCAGGGCGGGGCGGCCGGACTCGGGCAGTACGCGGGGCAGGTCGTGCTCATCGTGAACGTGGCGTCCAAGTGCGGGCTCACCCCGCAGTACGCCGGACTCGAACAACTGCACGAGCGGTATGCGGCGCAGGGCTTCACCGTGCTCGGCGTGCCGTGCAACCAGTTCATGGGGCAGGAGCCGGGCAGCGCCGAGGAGATCGCCGCGTTCTGTTCCGCCACGTACGGAATCACCTTCCCCATGACCGAGAAGGCCGAGGTGAACGGGGAGGGACGCCACCCGCTCTACGAGCGTCTGACCGGCTTCGCCGACGCCGAGGGGTACACCGGGGACATCCGCTGGAACTTCGAGAAGTTCCTGGTCGGACGGGACGGCAAGGTCGTCGCCCGGTTCTCCCCGCAGACCGCCCCCGAGGCCGCCGAGCTGGTCACGGCTGTCGAGGAGCAGCTCGCCTGA
- a CDS encoding DUF397 domain-containing protein, producing MAIRQGARETWTKSSYSTGNGACVEVKSPVVAAMAVRDSKVSSGPVLDFHAAAWNTFVTSLKA from the coding sequence ATGGCAATTCGTCAGGGCGCCAGGGAGACGTGGACCAAGTCCTCGTACTCCACGGGCAACGGCGCGTGCGTCGAAGTCAAGTCACCGGTGGTCGCGGCCATGGCGGTCCGGGACTCCAAGGTCTCCTCGGGACCGGTGCTCGACTTCCACGCCGCCGCATGGAACACGTTCGTGACGTCGCTCAAGGCTTGA